GCCAATAAACCCAAATACCGCCACCATGAATACGATGTATGACATGAGCTGGTAAGGGTGTATGAATTGGGAGACTGTTATTTTATAACTATAATAGGCCCATATGCCCCATACGAGTGCCAGCAAACAGCCTGCTATCCAGTTGCCCCTCAAAGAGAAAAGTAATGATACAGGATCCTGGTGCTCAAGTAAAGCCAATACAATCGCCACCACCTTATACCCTATCAGAAACCCTATACCCGCATTGACTATCACCTCCACCGGCTTACTGGCGGAACTGACCAGCATACCTCTTATTGTGCCGTCATTTTCTTTCCGCTTAAACTCTGCTACAAACGCCACGTAGGCCCCGGCAAATGCCAGGGCCATACATGTACCAAATGTCTGAAGGTTGACCTTCACCGTAATCTGGAATAGATAGCTGATCAAATCTCCGATAGTAGGAAACATATGCTTACAGACTTAATTGTACTCCTAAGTTCACCACCCGCTGGTTAATATAAGCATCACCCGCAGTATTCGTACTGATCTCAGGATCCTGCTGGTATTTACGATAGTTATCCCAGGTAAACAGGTTGTAAGCACTCATGTACACCCTTGCACTGTTCAGGTGAAAAGGCAGCATCTTCGTAGGAAACTGATACCCCAGATCCACTGTCTTCAAACGGATATAATGTGCATTCACTAACCAGTAATCAGATGGATAATAGGTAGGACTATTTACAGATGATTTGTTCGTAGTCAGTCTTGGATACTTTGCACTGCCAGCAGTCTCAGGTGTCCAGGCTTCCATATGTACCGGCTGGAACTGACCAATGAAAGGTTCTATACCTGTGCCAGTAATGATAAAACTGTAGTTGAAAGAACCCTGTAACAATACACTCAGACTAAAACCTTTGTAACTGGCCTGCAGGTTCATACCCAGATTCGTATTAGGCAGGTTTGGATGCCCGATGGCACGCTGGTCAAACACATTGATAAAACCATCTCCGTTCAGATCCTGGTATTTCAAATCACCCGCATGCAATGGCAAACCATTGTCTGGTACCGCTACAGTCTTGTTTCCCGCATTACTGCCACCATTGGATGCCATGTAGACATTTACATGATCAATATCCTCCTGTGTATAATACCCCAATGAGTGATAACCGAATGGCTGATTCAAAGGTTTCCCTGTATGTGATAACCATGGATAAGCAGGTGATGCTTCACTCTGATACAGGATCTTATTCTTTGCATAAGAGAAGACGAAATTCGCGCCCCACTGTACATTGCCAATACTGCTATGATACCCGATCTGACCGTCAAAACCCTGGTTCTGTGTACGACCAATGTTCACTGCAGGCAATCCCACACCAATGATATCAGGTACATTGTTCGGCACGATCAGCTGATCATAACGAATATTCCTGAACACCTCGATGGTAGCAGAAAGCTTGTTATTCTTCAGCATATTGATATCAATCGCCAGGTTAGTTTCCTTTTGCTTCTCCCAAACTACATTGCTGTTGGCGAGGTTCCCTTCGTAGAACATGGTATAGTTGGAAGGAGATTCACCGAACGGATACGTACTGCCATTCTGGATATAGTTCTGGGCATAGATATACCTGTTATTGGGCGCCACATCAGAGCCTACGATCCCATAGGAACCACGGATCTTGAAGAGACCGAATACAGGGAATGCTTCTTTGAAGAACTTTTCGCCAGACAGGTTATAACCCAGACCAATCGCCGGGAATAAACCGAAGCGATGACTTGCTGCAAACCTATCTGTACCATTGTATGCTGCTTTCAGATCCACGAGGTATTTGCCATCATATTCATAGTTGGCTGAACCGGAAACACCCTGAAACTTTGCAGGCACACCTACTGAAGCTGCATCCAGGTTATCATAGGCATCATAGGTTTGTGACTGCTGGTTTAATAATAACAAACCAGTTACGTGATGCTTTTGATTGAAGGTGCGGTCATAATTGGAAAAGAATTGCAGGTTCACATTATTTGTATAGATATTGGTATTCCCTGAATAGTAAATATTGGAGAATACATACGTACCTGCAGGATTCAGGGTATAAGACTTATCAGTAGGATCGTAATGATAAGAAGGAATGGAACCAAAGTTACCCGTTCCTCTTGTATACTGCTCCTGGCTGGAATAGGCGATACGGGCACTGATGGACAAACCATCGGTAATTTTATTCAGTTGCTGGGTAGCATTGAATACGATATTGTAATCCGTTCTCTTTGCATTCTGATAACCACCTGTGGCCAGTCGTGCATTTAAGGTTGGTAAATGTCCTGTATTGAAACGGGAATAAGCATATGCATAGGAGCCATCAGGATTCAGGAAGGGTGCTGTGAACGGCGTTAATTTACTAAAGTCAAATACTTCAGACAATGCACTGTTTGCTGACAGGTTCGGTGAATTCGTTGTTGAAAAACGCGTGGTCACATCCAGTCGCATCGTCAGTGTCTTATTTGCTCTCAGATCCAGGTTAGACCTGAAATTGTATCTCTTGAAATTGTAGTTGGTATTCACTGTACCACGTGGATCAGGGAAAGTACGTACCAGTCCATTCTGGTTCATGGCACCACCTGAGATGAAGTACTTTACTGTTTCATTACCTCCTGAGATATCCAGGTTGGTATTCTGCTGAAAACTGAATTGTTTGAAGATCGCATCGTACCAGTTTACATCCGGATGTCCATAAGGATCGGTATGATTTTTATATGCATCCAGGTCTGCCTGTGTGAACTCTGCCGTCAGTCCATCATTCGCATCTGCCTGGTTGATAAGGCGTGCAGACTCATATGCATCCAGGAACTTGGGAATCTTTGTCGGTGTTTGTGTACCACCTTCCACACGTACGTTGATCTGCGGTTTACCCAGTTTACCCCGACGGGTAGTCACTACCAGTACCCCATTTGCGCCTTTAATACCATAGATGGCAGTAGTGCTGGCATCTTTCAATACGGAGATAGAGGCAATTTCATTTACGTTGATCTGTTGCAACTGATCATAGGTATATTCCACATCATCCACGATGATCAAAGGTTTATTACCAGCAGGGTTCAGTGAACTCACACCACGGATATAAAAGTCAGACGCATCTTTACCCGGCTGACCAGATGACTGTTGAGAGAAGAAACCCGGTAATCTGCCAGACAGTGCATTCTGCACATTAGCAGTAGGTACGTTCCTGATTTCAGCCGCATTGATGGTGTTGACAGAGCCTGTACTGGTGATACGGGTTGTCTTACCATAACCTACTACCACTACCTCATCCAATGCCTGGTTATCCGAAGCCAGTGTGACATCTATTCCATCATTCTTGCCTGCCACATTCAGTTCTCTTGTCACAAAACCGAGATAACGGAACACGAGAATATTGGAAGATCCTTTTAAAGTCAGTTTGAATTTACCCGCTGCATCAGTGATCATCCCATTCGTAGGTACCCCTTTCTCAGCCACCGTTACACCAGGCAGCGGCCCCTGAATATCACGCACAGCGCCGGTAATCACCCGGTGCTGCGCCAGTAGCACGCCGGGGAGTAAAGATATTATACAAATCAGCAGTATTATTTTCCGCATATCTGATTGTTTGTAATTTTTAGGAATTGAGTAGCTTACCATCCCGGGTTTTGTTTCATAGCCGGGTTCTTCGCCACTTCATTGTAAGGGATGGGATACAGGTATTGGTTGTCTTTGAATACCGTGGTCAGTATATTCACTGTACTATAGGTATTGGAAGCGCCGTTCTTTACAATGAATATACCTGTACGTGGCTGGCCCATCACAGTACCTGCTATCTTCCAGCGACGGATATCGAAATAACGGTGCTCCTCAAAAGCGAACTCAATTCTCCATTCATTCTGTATCACGGCCCTCATCTCTGCCTGTGTCATATTTGGTGTAAGACCATAGTTACCATCATCACCTGCTGCAATACCAGCTCTTGACCTGATGGCGTACAATTGCTCATATACATCTGACTGTGGTGCGTACTCTGCTTCGTTACGTGCTTCTGCATACCCCAGTAGAATTTCTGCATAGCGCATCACAATCCAGTCGGACGAATGATTGCTATAAGTGGTGGCTGCTTCAAAGTCACCCATAAATTTGCGCATATAGTAACCACTCTCTGTCTGTTGCTGAGAAGAATTCGGTTTACTCTTACCACCTTCATAAGTATCTACTGTGCTGCTCAACCAGGTAGCGCCATTGTAAAAAATGGTTGCATTAAATCGTGGATCACGTTTTACATCATTTAGTAAACTATAAGGATCAGCAGCGAGATAACCGGAAGCAGGGTTTGTAATAGGTAAACCATTCTGCATAGGAAAAGCATTGACCAACTCCTGGGTAGGACTGGTATTGCCCGTACCACCAGCCTGAAAACCTACAGGGCCATTCCGGGTTTCGATACCGGTAGAGTTATTCCCCGGACGTATAAAAATCCTTTCACTATTATTCTGATCGAGGAAGATATGTGTGAATGAAGGTAAGAGGGAATACACACCCAGGTTCATCACATCTT
This Chitinophaga sancti DNA region includes the following protein-coding sequences:
- a CDS encoding TonB-dependent receptor — protein: MRKIILLICIISLLPGVLLAQHRVITGAVRDIQGPLPGVTVAEKGVPTNGMITDAAGKFKLTLKGSSNILVFRYLGFVTRELNVAGKNDGIDVTLASDNQALDEVVVVGYGKTTRITSTGSVNTINAAEIRNVPTANVQNALSGRLPGFFSQQSSGQPGKDASDFYIRGVSSLNPAGNKPLIIVDDVEYTYDQLQQINVNEIASISVLKDASTTAIYGIKGANGVLVVTTRRGKLGKPQINVRVEGGTQTPTKIPKFLDAYESARLINQADANDGLTAEFTQADLDAYKNHTDPYGHPDVNWYDAIFKQFSFQQNTNLDISGGNETVKYFISGGAMNQNGLVRTFPDPRGTVNTNYNFKRYNFRSNLDLRANKTLTMRLDVTTRFSTTNSPNLSANSALSEVFDFSKLTPFTAPFLNPDGSYAYAYSRFNTGHLPTLNARLATGGYQNAKRTDYNIVFNATQQLNKITDGLSISARIAYSSQEQYTRGTGNFGSIPSYHYDPTDKSYTLNPAGTYVFSNIYYSGNTNIYTNNVNLQFFSNYDRTFNQKHHVTGLLLLNQQSQTYDAYDNLDAASVGVPAKFQGVSGSANYEYDGKYLVDLKAAYNGTDRFAASHRFGLFPAIGLGYNLSGEKFFKEAFPVFGLFKIRGSYGIVGSDVAPNNRYIYAQNYIQNGSTYPFGESPSNYTMFYEGNLANSNVVWEKQKETNLAIDINMLKNNKLSATIEVFRNIRYDQLIVPNNVPDIIGVGLPAVNIGRTQNQGFDGQIGYHSSIGNVQWGANFVFSYAKNKILYQSEASPAYPWLSHTGKPLNQPFGYHSLGYYTQEDIDHVNVYMASNGGSNAGNKTVAVPDNGLPLHAGDLKYQDLNGDGFINVFDQRAIGHPNLPNTNLGMNLQASYKGFSLSVLLQGSFNYSFIITGTGIEPFIGQFQPVHMEAWTPETAGSAKYPRLTTNKSSVNSPTYYPSDYWLVNAHYIRLKTVDLGYQFPTKMLPFHLNSARVYMSAYNLFTWDNYRKYQQDPEISTNTAGDAYINQRVVNLGVQLSL
- a CDS encoding RagB/SusD family nutrient uptake outer membrane protein — its product is MKNYIHKILLLAALISGCKKYEQFPVDKVTGNYVFDPLDSAGVNAQSYLYGIYAIVKSGHNRVGGDYLDAASDDAVSSQTGSNIPVTLLTTNAVTSFNFPGSENYWEGTNLSQAPSSSGVPDAFWAGVRNANIFINGIGVVPVKGGLSNGTTTAQIWRSEARFLRAYFYFELVRRYGGVPLLGDKVYNIEDNLEIPRNTFADCITYIVNECDAIKDSLISAPVSDGDNYRATKGAALALKAKTLLLAASPLFNGGNIESGNALTGYTDYDVNRWTLAAQAAKDVMNLGVYSLLPSFTHIFLDQNNSERIFIRPGNNSTGIETRNGPVGFQAGGTGNTSPTQELVNAFPMQNGLPITNPASGYLAADPYSLLNDVKRDPRFNATIFYNGATWLSSTVDTYEGGKSKPNSSQQQTESGYYMRKFMGDFEAATTYSNHSSDWIVMRYAEILLGYAEARNEAEYAPQSDVYEQLYAIRSRAGIAAGDDGNYGLTPNMTQAEMRAVIQNEWRIEFAFEEHRYFDIRRWKIAGTVMGQPRTGIFIVKNGASNTYSTVNILTTVFKDNQYLYPIPYNEVAKNPAMKQNPGW